The DNA window TCCTCCTCTCCGGGCGACCGATCCATGAACCGGTGGCCTGGCAGGGGCCGATCGTCATGAACACGGCCGAGGAACTCCGCCAGGCGTTTAAAGAATACCGGGAGGGGACCTTCATCCGGAAGAAGGCTTGATGGGGCTGGTGAGGCCCTGGGATTCCGGAGTCCGCGTACACCTGGTGCGATCTGCCCCTTTACCGGGGTAATGTTTCTGCAAACTCGCGGACCGTATCCCCTGCCCCTGTCCTGAGGGGGATTCCATGGCCAGGGAGGAGAATGTCGAAATCAAGGGTGGCGATCCTCCGGATAGATTTCTGTTCCTGGTCGATGTCCTGGGTGAAATTTTTCGGACCTTCTGATAGTATTTTCCCGTCATACCGGAGGATATCTCCTCCCCAAAAGGTCCGGGTTGCCTCATCGAGCAGACCCAGGCTTCCTGGGGTGTGGCCTGGAATATGGACAGAGACCAGTCCATCGATCCGGTCGCCATCTGTAAGAAGGATATCTGGCTCGAAAAAATTCTGTTTTATAACCAGATTCATGATACGCGTCAGAAGTCCGATCATTCCTCTGGGTGGCGGGATCGGAATTTTTCCCCTGAAATATTCCGCTTCCGCCGAATGAACAGCGACCTTTGCCCTGGGGGCTGCCTGTTTGAGTTTCATGACCCCGCCGACATGGTCCATGTGGGCATGGGTCAGGATGATGGAACTGATCTCAGATGGATCTCTCCCGAGATCTTTTGTGATGTACTCGATGATCTTCGCACCGCTGCCCGGCATGCCGGTATCGATGATCGTCAGGGACTCCCGTGCGACGATGTAACAGTTCGCGTTCACCCCGTCCACCTGATGAATCCCTGATAAAATCTCCATTATGCTTCCCTCCGGGCAATGACGTCCCAGATGGGGCGTCCACTCCATCTGTTCTCAAGACTCTGCTGCTGGGGAGATGCCGATTTGCCCGATCGGAACCGCTGCCAGAGTTCAAGGGGAATGACGACGGTCTGGATATCGATATCCGCAAAACCGTGACTGGCGAGCATCCCGGTTATCTCCTCGCGGGAGTATCCCCTCCGGTACCCGAAGACGGGAACCTGTTCCCCATTTTCGTTTGTTGTGAACCCTGCCGGCTGGACCTCAGTCCCGATCTGTCTTCTCTTTTTCGTCACCAGCTGCCGATTCAGGCCGGCATCATAGTCTCCCGAATGGCTGAAGAATTCAAAGTCTCCGACTGTAAAACGGAGGAACCCTCCGGGTCGCAGCGCAGTTCTGAACTGCTCAAGGGCGGTGTCCGGGTCGAGATAACCGAAGACATTGAGGAGGATGATCCTGTCGATCGATGCAGGAGGGAGTGTATGGAGAGCGTCAGGTCTATTCAGGTCGGCCTGGAGTGTGGTGACGGTTGTCGATCCTTTCACTGGTTCCAGTCGGGCTAAAACATAGGCGAGAATGTCAGGGGATACATCAGCTAGATGATAGTCTCTAATGGTTGATCTCTCCGAGAGGGTTCTAAACGCGAGGTCGCCCCGTCCGGGACCGATCTCCAGGACGGATGCGCCTTCACCCAGCCACCGGGCGGTCCCTGAAGCCCACTCCGGAATATTGACCGGACTCGGGCAGACAAATTCATCCAGGTTCTGGGAAATTGCCCCCCAGTATCTGGCATTTATTGAATATTCGTTCGCTTCCATGCGATCACTTCTATAGTTAGTATACAGGTATACAGATTTTTTGATGATGTGGTGATCATTGTTCTTCGACATCGCAGGTTTGTATTGTTGAGAGTGGTATACTCTGCAGGAAGGGATCGTGCTCTCGTACCTTCTGGGTCTGGCTGTCTCTTCCCAAACGGCCATGGGTGAATGTGCCTGCCCTGGGCGCCTGGAATCCCCGGACCGAATGCGGCAACAATTGCCCGGAGATGCGGAACTATTCCCTCTCCCGCTCAACAGAGATGTAATAATTAGAATCACTCTCGGGTCACCCCGTCAGTCTCCATGCACCAGCCCCTGTCGGTACCTGCCTCGGGACTTCCACGGCTGGTGTTTCCAGTACATTATCCGGAAATGACACCATGACTGAAAAAACTGCTCCCCGTCGGGGACTGATGACCGATGCGATCCATGCGGGGGAGACCCCCGATCCTGTGACCCGGGCATCGGCCCCCGGTATTGTAATGTCGACTGCATTCCTTGCCGATGCCGGCGCTTCGTTCTCTGCTGAAGACTTCGGCGATGAGACCCCGTACCTGTACACCCGCTGGAAGAATCCGACCGTCGACCAGCTCGAACAGAAACTCGCCGTCCTCGAGGGGGCGGAGGCGGCCGTGGCTTTTGGAAGCGGCATGGCCGCCATCACGGCCCTGCTCCTGTACAACCTCTCTGCAGGGGATCATCTCGTCATCAGTGACGTCTCCTATGCAGCAACTGCAGAGATGACGGACGAACTGATCCCACGTCTGGGTATATCGGTCACCAAGGTCGACATGTCTGACCCGGAGAATGTCCGGAATGCGCTCCGCCCGAATACCCGGCTCATCTATGCAGAGACTCCGGCGAACCCGATCATCCGCCTGACCGATGTTGAAGCCATCGCAGCCATCGCACGGGAGAACGGATCGAAGTTCGCCGTGGATGCCACCTTCGCTTCCCCCCTGGGTATCCACCCGCTCGCCCTTGGAGCGGATTATGTGATCCATTCCCTGACCAAATATGTCTGCGGCCATGGTGACGCCATCGGCGGTGCGGTCCTTGGGAATAAGATGGACATGGCCGGCATCAAGAAGGGGATCGCGATCCGGACCGGCGGGATCCTGAGTCCGTTCAATGCCTGGCTGATCCAGCGGGGTGCGTCTACCCTTCCCCTCCGGATGAAGGCCCATGAAGAGGGAGCCCTGATCGTTGCACAGTTCCTCGAAGATCATCCGAAGGTGACCCGGGTCATCTATCCGGGTCTTGCTTCGCATCCCCAGCATGCGCTGGCCAGCCGGCAGCTCGAGAATTTCTCCGGAATGCTGACATTCCAAGTCGCAGACGGAGCAAAGGCCGCAACGATCATCGCCGACCGGCTTTCGATCATCCATTACGCGGTCTCGCTCGGTCATGTGCGGAGCCTCGTCTTCTACCTCTCCACCGACGAGATGCTCAGGACTTCCTTCCGGATGACGCCGGCACAGGAACAGTCGTACCGGGAGTTTGCAGGTGATGGAATCTTCCGGCTCTCGGTCGGTCTTGAGGATCCACAGGATCTCATTGCAGATCTCGAGTACGCCCTTGCAGGGATTCCGTGAATCACTTCATGGTGTTGACGGGTCTTCTTCAGGATGAGATAGGTGAATGTGATTCAGAACCGGGAATATTGGGATTGACGACATATGACAGACATACGATCTGAAACGAAACGTGGCGTGCCTCTTCACGATGATCTGATTGAAGAGCGGATGCAGGAACTGCGGGACACGCAATCCTCCTGTCCGGCCTGCCAGGTGAATGCCCCCTTCGATGACCTGGAGACCTACCAGAAGAAGATTGAAACGAAGATTGGTATCGAAACAATGAAACACGGCGATCTCGATCACCCGGACGATGTGGAGATCGAGGTGTCGACATCGGTGCGAATCCAAACATCGACCGGATCCGGTTCTGGCGGAGAAGAATAATGTTCTTTTCAGCGTGGGCCTGTTTAGAATTTTATCTTCAGATCCACCAGTGCGATGGCGATGCTCACACCGATCGCGACCCAGTAGAGAACCATCAATCCGATCTCAATCCAGGTCCACCGAGCAGAACGGTTCTTATGGTGGCCTGGTTCATCGTTGATGCAGTTCATAGCAGGTACTTGGGTATGGGTTCGTTCATATCACTTGACGCTCCGGCAAATTTTGTCGTCAATTCCCTGTTTTTGTAATACCTGGTAGTGAAAAATATCATTCATACAACCGGCATTCTTGCAGCAATGACCTGTCCTCAGAAACACCGTTAACGGCTCTCCTGTTACCGGTTAGCGAGCTCCCTCTGCAGGCGATCGATCCATCAGTCTATCTCAATCCTCAAAAAAGATCTGCCACCTCTTTTGCCGGAATGTTTATGTTCCTTAAACCGGGAAGCAGATATGATTAAGAGCAGGCATCTTATGACAGCAGAACACGATGAACATGTCATAGAGGCGATCGGAAGAAGCCGGATCGTCATACGGGGAGGAGAAGTGGTCGAGGTCGGTGAGGCACGGATAACAACGTGTCCTCTTGCAAAACGGTTCGCCCTTCCTGTTCCAACAATTAATAAAGACGCCGTGAAGGCAAACATCGAATACCGCATTCGGACCTGGGGAATGTGTACGCCACAACGGGACGTGCTCGATACCCGGGAGTTTGTCGGATTCGGGGCATCCGAGATCCTGAGTTTCGGGCTTCACACCGGCCTGATCGATGCGGTTGTCCTCGCCTGCGATGGCGCCGGAACCGTCATCGTGACAACACCCGCCCTCGTGCAGGGGATCGGCGGAAGAATGTCCGGGCTCGTTTCCACGACCCCCTATCCTGAGGTAATTCACCGGATCGAGGAGAACGGCGGGGTTGTGATCGATAAGGCCCACGCTCGCCTGAACCAGACCGCCGGCGTCAAACGGGCCCTTGAATTGGGATATAAAAAGGTAGCCGTGACGGTTACGCTGCCAAATGACGCAAAAACGATCCGGAATCTCTATCCCGATACGATCATCTTCGGCGTCCATGTCACCGGGTTGACCCCCGATGAGGCAGAGACGTTCGCCGCCTCGGCGGACCTGATGACCTCATGCGCCTCAAAAACGGTCCGGGAGATCATCGGCAGGCACGCTCTCATGCAGGCCGGCGTCGCAATCCCGATCTTTGTCCTGACATCGAAAGCAAAAGATCTCATCATCGAAAAACTTCACCAGGGCACCGAGCAAGTGCTGATCAAAACCACGAAACTTCCGTCACTTGGGGATCAGCAGCCGGATCCGCTGGTCTGATACTCCCTCATTTTTTAAGAAATTTGGACCCCCTGGAACTGGTCGATCGTTCCATCGCGGGGGCCGATCGCTTTGAACCCGGTCCGTCACCGAACACTCTTATGCCCAGGACACTATTCTACTGAAGATAGACGTGGATCTCTTCAGAGCTCCCCGATCTTGTGGATGATATCATGGTTCCACTCTGGGTGATGGCCGGGCTCTGGGGATCGGTGGCGGGCTCAGCCCTTCTGATCGGGGCGGCAACTGGCTATTATCTGAAGATTCCGCAGCGAATCGTCGCCCTGGTCATGGCTTTCGGTGCCGGCGTCCTCCTCTCTGCCATCTCCTTTGAACTGCTCGACGACGCCTATTCCCTGGGAGGCATCGGCCCGGTGATCACGGGCTTCATCGCCGGCGCCCTGATCTTCACCGTGGCAAATATTCTGCTGGCCCGAAACGGGGCCAGACATCGAAAGCGGTCGGGGCTGCCCCCTGGAGACGAATTAGAGAGTAACGGTGCTGCCATCGCCGTGGGTTCTGTGATCGATGGGATCCCCGAGTCGATCGCCATCGGGTTGACGATGATTGGGGGAGGGACAGTCAGTACGGCGACGGTCATCGCCATCTTCCTCTCTAACATTCCCGAGGGGCTCTCCAGTTCTGTCGGCCTGAAGGCCCGTGGATGGCACGCGGCACGGGTCTTTCTGATGTGGGGCGGTATCGCTGTCTGTTCAGGCCTCTCGTCGCTGGCTGGGTACTCGATCTTCAGTCATTTCAGCCCGAATATCATTGCCGCGGTGCTGGCTCTCGCGGCAGGGGGTATCCTCGCGATGCTCGTCGATACCATGATCCCCGAGGCGTTCTCAAAGACCCATAACCTGACCGGCCTGGTGACGGTCCTCGGTTTTATCACGTCGTTCATTCTTTCAAAACTGGGGTGATTCAGAATGGGGAGGGCAGGTGGTCATCCAATCAGGGATCGTGGCTGGCCGTGATCGCTCCTGTCTGCTCGGCCACCACGAGGGTCTGATGATCGAGGTCGGTCTGTCTGGAGTATGCCGCTGCAAACGCGGTGATCGCCGTATCGAATTGATCGGTCTTTCCCAGGTATCCGCTGATCAGGGCTGCATCCCCTGCCTTCGCATGGGCCCGGGCCAGGGTCTTGCCACAGATCGTGGCATACGTCGCGAAGGCTGCCGGGGTGAACCCCTCGATCGTGAATGCATATTTCATGTCCCGCAGTTGCCGGACGTAATAGTTCAGATCCCCTTTTGGGGTTGTCGTCCAGCCGAGGAAGATGTCGCTCGCTGCCTGGAGGAGCCGCTGCCCCTGCACGACCCGTTCCCCCTGGTTTATGAACTCGCTGGGGGCGGTGTAGGGTTCGAGGACCGAGGGCTGGGCCTCTTTGATCTGGAGCAGGAGTGGCTCGCCTTCTGAGGAGAGCAGGATCACTCCGCATCTGGTCCCGACCGACCCCACCCCAACCACCTTCATCACGAAATCGTCGACCTGGTACCGGGCCAGCAGGCACTGCCGATCATAGGTGAGTGTCTCTCTATACTGCTCGAATCCTTCGATAAATGTCTCCTCAGCCCTCAGTTCAGACGGTGGATGGTAGATCAACGGTGGTTGATCGATGATCCGTCGTCGTCCGTCGACCACCTCCGTGATCTTTGGAAAGAGATGTTCGGCGATCCTTTTTCTGGCTTTGAGAGCAATGATTTCGTCTTCATGTCTCGTCGCCCTGTCCGGGGCGGTTGCGATCAGGTCATCGATCTTCAGTTCGGTGTACCAGACCGCCAGAAGCGGCATACTGCTGAACTCGATCATCGCCTCGCGATAGGCTCTGACCATCGTCCTGACCACGGACTCACACTTCTTCTGGGTACACCCGTTTCCCCTGGCTGCCACGTAAAAACTGGCCGCAAGCCGTTTCACATCCCATTCGAAGGGGGCAGGGTGGGTCTCATCGAAGTCATTGAGATCGAAGATCAGGTTCCGCTCGGGGGTTGCGAAGAGGCCGAAGTTGGCGAGGTGGCAGTCGCCACAACACTGGACTGTGATCCCTGAGTTCGGTGTCTGCGAGAGATCATAAGCCATCACAGCCGCTGAACCCCTCAAAAATGTAAACGGCGTCTTCAGCATCCGTTCGTACCTGATTGGGACAAGGTTCGCAAGCCTGGAGAGATTCGATTTCGCAAGAATCCCAAGGATGTCATGCCGTTCGGCCGATACCTCCCATTTGGCGTGTTCTGCGAGCGGGACATTTGCACGCAGTGCCTTCCCCTGTTTATATCGTTCCTTCCGGATCATCTGTTCGCCGATGAATATGGCTGTTCCTTCGGTGTCTCTCCTCACTCTGGTATGTAGTCCCTGTCCAGATCTCATGTCATCATGCTCTGCTTGGGATCTGGCCGAGGGAACTGAAATAGGTTGGTGTCATCGGTTGGGAATAGAGATCCTGAAAAGATCAGGGAACACCTGGCTGGTAGATCTGTTTCCGCTGGGCGATCCGGTAGGCCTCCTCGTCGACATCCATCACCTCGGCATCGCGGAGGGTGTACTGCGTTGGGCTATCGATGATCTCCGCTGCCGTGGCCGGGTCGATGGCGAAGAGGGCGGAGTACATCTTCACCCCTGCCGGTATCCCGAGGATCGGAATCTCCCGGCCGGCGACAACGAAGATCTCCCGGGCCGTGCCGTCCCCCGGCAGAAGAGGATCGTCTTGGACTCCCCGGTAATTCTGCACTTCAGCGCCTCATCGATGGCCCCCTTCACTGCATGGGAGGTCTTGGGGGCGACGATGATCCCTTCGGTGCGGGGGAAGGGAAGGGGTGAGATATCACCCCATCTCTAACTGCTCTCGACGATGAGTTTGCCGTTGCCGATACCCATGTTGCAGTGAATGGGAAAGGTCCCAACCCTGTCTGCGGTGAACTCGATCACGTTATCACCAGATCTGATCGCCTTGCTGATACCATACGTATCGATGTTGACCACGAGCATGCATCCCTGGAGAGTTGTGGGATCCCCTTCGATACGAACCTTTGTTCCCTGCTTCACACGGATCTCGGCCGGTGAATACTGGGAACCATCGTAACTCAATTTGATGGTCTTGGTCTGTCCGGTCTCCGTTCCTCCGTCCGTGGAATTAGATGTATTTCCGCCAATCACTCCGGTTGGATTTGGAGATCCTGATTGTTGCAGAGCCGCTGCACCGGTTGTCGGAGTGTTCTGAACACTTCCTGTCGCGATACCTCCGCAATGCAGGATATGTATCGCAATGACTGCTACAATGATGATCCCAATCGCTGCTTTCGTTGTTGAATTCATTTTCGTTATCTCCTCCTTATCCAAGCTGGGTTTCATTCAACGGTACAACGTGCATCATATCGAAACTCGAGTTCGTCGTTTCGAGCACTCCGACCACGACCACATTCTTTCCGAAGAAACCCCGTATTTCGTCCCCGACTGTCCCGAACAACCCCTCTTCACGCATCATCTTTGCCTCGTTCGCGCCGAGGACAATCGGATAAAAATCTACTCCCCCGAGATCGTGTACCGAATAGCCGCTCATGTTGCCCTCCGCGAGCACGAACTTCGTGGGCACGGTCTCGTTCACTCCGAGGGTGTAGAAGAGCTTCGGCACCTTTTCTGGCGTCAGTTTCGAGTAGACCCGTCCCTCCTCGCCCGTAAGATTGCCATAGTCGTGCGTGCTCAGGAAGTGCAGGTCGTCGACGAATGTTCCGGTGCGGTTGAAAGTTCCGCCGATCTCAATCCTGTCCAATCCGAAGAAATTCGTCAGGGCGTCTCCGGGTTTCGCGAACAACTTCTCTTCTTTCATCATCTCACCTTCGGTATACCCGAGGATCATGGAGTTTCCATCGGGGATCCTCTCGCCTTCTGCCACGCTCAGGTTTGCGAGCGCGTTGCTCTTTGCATGGGCGAAGACCTTGGGCGTGCCGTCCGGGGTGAATGCAATCTTGTACGTGATCCCGTCGAAGACCGACGGATCGACCGGTGCCGGCGTCATGCCGGTTATCTTCGACATCGTGCCGTTTGCCGTGCCGCCACCCATGCCGGCCGGGGCCCCGAGTGCGAAATACCCGAAGGATCCGAGGATCATGATCACCGCTGCGAACGCAAATGCGCCCCTGTTCTCCCTGAACCATAGACCTATCTTCATGGTGTCACCTGGAGTTTGACCCACCTGAGGGTGAGCGCGTTCGTCACGACCGATACACTGGAGAGCGCCATAGCGCCGCCTGCGATGATGGGTGAGAGCAGAATGCCGTATGATGGATACAGGATCCCTGCAGCGATTGGAATTCCAATGATGTTGTACATCAGAGCCCAAGCCATATTCTGTCGAATTTTTTTGATCGTTGCCCTCCCAAGCCGTATCGCCTGTGGCACATCAAGCGGGTCGGAACGCATCAGGACCACGGAGCCGGCCTCCATCGCCACGTCTGTTCCCGAACCCATCGCGATCCCGATGTCTGCCTGCGCAAGGGCGGGAGCATCATTGATGCCGTCGCCGACCATCACGACCTTGAGTCCCTTCTCCTGGAGTCGTTTCACATATTCGGCCTTGTCCTGGGGAAGAACCCCGGCAAAGACGTTCTCGATACCGGCAATACGGGCGATCGCTCGGGCGGTCTTCTCGTTGTCCCCGGTGATCATCCAGGTCTCGATCCCCAGGCGTTTCAGATCCTCGACCGCCCTGGCGCTCGTCGCCTTGATGGTGTCTGCGACACCGATGACCGCACGGGGAACGTTGTCGACCTTCAGGATCATCGCCGTCTTTCCCTCGCTCTGGAGACGGCTGACCTTAGTCTCCATATCAGCGCCGAGGACGCCCGGTTCGGGTTTTCCGAGGTAGACCGATCTGCCGTCGACGGTCGCGGCCACGCCGAAGCCGGGTATGGCCCGAAATTCTGAGACGTCCCCGGGATTTACGCCCCGCTCCCGTCCGTACTCAGTGACGGCGTCGGCAAGCGGGTGCTCGGAGTTCCGTTCGACCGCATACGCATACCCGATCAGGGTCGGGACCTCGTCCTCAGATTCGGTGAGGAAGTTCGTCACCCGGGGTTTGCCCTCGGTGATGGTCCCTGTCTTATCGAAGACGACCGCGTTCACTGCGTGCATCATCTCAAGGCTCTCGGCACTCTTGATCAGAATGCCCTTCTGTGCACCAACCCCGGTGCCGACCATGATCGACGTCGGTGTCGCAAGACCGAGTGCGCACGGGCAGGCGACCACGAG is part of the Methanosphaerula palustris E1-9c genome and encodes:
- a CDS encoding MBL fold metallo-hydrolase — translated: MEILSGIHQVDGVNANCYIVARESLTIIDTGMPGSGAKIIEYITKDLGRDPSEISSIILTHAHMDHVGGVMKLKQAAPRAKVAVHSAEAEYFRGKIPIPPPRGMIGLLTRIMNLVIKQNFFEPDILLTDGDRIDGLVSVHIPGHTPGSLGLLDEATRTFWGGDILRYDGKILSEGPKNFTQDIDQEQKSIRRIATLDFDILLPGHGIPLRTGAGDTVREFAETLPR
- a CDS encoding class I SAM-dependent methyltransferase encodes the protein MEANEYSINARYWGAISQNLDEFVCPSPVNIPEWASGTARWLGEGASVLEIGPGRGDLAFRTLSERSTIRDYHLADVSPDILAYVLARLEPVKGSTTVTTLQADLNRPDALHTLPPASIDRIILLNVFGYLDPDTALEQFRTALRPGGFLRFTVGDFEFFSHSGDYDAGLNRQLVTKKRRQIGTEVQPAGFTTNENGEQVPVFGYRRGYSREEITGMLASHGFADIDIQTVVIPLELWQRFRSGKSASPQQQSLENRWSGRPIWDVIARREA
- a CDS encoding trans-sulfuration enzyme family protein, coding for MTEKTAPRRGLMTDAIHAGETPDPVTRASAPGIVMSTAFLADAGASFSAEDFGDETPYLYTRWKNPTVDQLEQKLAVLEGAEAAVAFGSGMAAITALLLYNLSAGDHLVISDVSYAATAEMTDELIPRLGISVTKVDMSDPENVRNALRPNTRLIYAETPANPIIRLTDVEAIAAIARENGSKFAVDATFASPLGIHPLALGADYVIHSLTKYVCGHGDAIGGAVLGNKMDMAGIKKGIAIRTGGILSPFNAWLIQRGASTLPLRMKAHEEGALIVAQFLEDHPKVTRVIYPGLASHPQHALASRQLENFSGMLTFQVADGAKAATIIADRLSIIHYAVSLGHVRSLVFYLSTDEMLRTSFRMTPAQEQSYREFAGDGIFRLSVGLEDPQDLIADLEYALAGIP
- a CDS encoding methanogenesis marker 8 protein — protein: MTAEHDEHVIEAIGRSRIVIRGGEVVEVGEARITTCPLAKRFALPVPTINKDAVKANIEYRIRTWGMCTPQRDVLDTREFVGFGASEILSFGLHTGLIDAVVLACDGAGTVIVTTPALVQGIGGRMSGLVSTTPYPEVIHRIEENGGVVIDKAHARLNQTAGVKRALELGYKKVAVTVTLPNDAKTIRNLYPDTIIFGVHVTGLTPDEAETFAASADLMTSCASKTVREIIGRHALMQAGVAIPIFVLTSKAKDLIIEKLHQGTEQVLIKTTKLPSLGDQQPDPLV
- a CDS encoding ZIP family metal transporter, with protein sequence MVPLWVMAGLWGSVAGSALLIGAATGYYLKIPQRIVALVMAFGAGVLLSAISFELLDDAYSLGGIGPVITGFIAGALIFTVANILLARNGARHRKRSGLPPGDELESNGAAIAVGSVIDGIPESIAIGLTMIGGGTVSTATVIAIFLSNIPEGLSSSVGLKARGWHAARVFLMWGGIAVCSGLSSLAGYSIFSHFSPNIIAAVLALAAGGILAMLVDTMIPEAFSKTHNLTGLVTVLGFITSFILSKLG
- a CDS encoding DUF2252 domain-containing protein, with the protein product MRSGQGLHTRVRRDTEGTAIFIGEQMIRKERYKQGKALRANVPLAEHAKWEVSAERHDILGILAKSNLSRLANLVPIRYERMLKTPFTFLRGSAAVMAYDLSQTPNSGITVQCCGDCHLANFGLFATPERNLIFDLNDFDETHPAPFEWDVKRLAASFYVAARGNGCTQKKCESVVRTMVRAYREAMIEFSSMPLLAVWYTELKIDDLIATAPDRATRHEDEIIALKARKRIAEHLFPKITEVVDGRRRIIDQPPLIYHPPSELRAEETFIEGFEQYRETLTYDRQCLLARYQVDDFVMKVVGVGSVGTRCGVILLSSEGEPLLLQIKEAQPSVLEPYTAPSEFINQGERVVQGQRLLQAASDIFLGWTTTPKGDLNYYVRQLRDMKYAFTIEGFTPAAFATYATICGKTLARAHAKAGDAALISGYLGKTDQFDTAITAFAAAYSRQTDLDHQTLVVAEQTGAITASHDP
- a CDS encoding NAD(+)/NADH kinase — its product is MQNYRGVQDDPLLPGDGTAREIFVVAGREIPILGIPAGVKMYSALFAIDPATAAEIIDSPTQYTLRDAEVMDVDEEAYRIAQRKQIYQPGVP
- a CDS encoding cupredoxin domain-containing protein, which gives rise to MNSTTKAAIGIIIVAVIAIHILHCGGIATGSVQNTPTTGAAALQQSGSPNPTGVIGGNTSNSTDGGTETGQTKTIKLSYDGSQYSPAEIRVKQGTKVRIEGDPTTLQGCMLVVNIDTYGISKAIRSGDNVIEFTADRVGTFPIHCNMGIGNGKLIVESS